The region GTCCAATCTGTTCGAGCTCCTCGGTCAAAAACTTGGCGAGTTCAAGTTGTTGCTTGGTGCTCGGGCAACATTCGCTCTCTTCGTCGGAGGTGGTGGTGAAGCTCACGTATTTTAAAAAGCGGTCTTGGACTTTCATTTTGTGCCTGCAATTAAAAAATCATAATAACTTGCGATTTTATTCTGCAATTAAATTTATCTTTTTTAACGTAATTGGGAACACGATAGTGGATAAAGTTTCAAAAAAATCGAGTGCCAAGAAAAGGGTGGCAAAAAGGCGCAGGTCTCGCAAGCCGATGACCCGCTCGCAGATGATGCAGGCGGTCCATTCGGAGGATACAAAGCCCGAGATGATTGTGCGCAAGGCGCTCTTTGAGGCTGGGTTCCGCTATCGGCTTCACCGTCGGGATTTGCCGGGGACGCCGGATATTTTCGTACAAAGGTATGGGGTTGCGATTTTTGTGAACGGGTGTTTCTGGCACCAGCACGGTTGCAAGCTCACGAGCCGTCCGAAGTCGAATTCTGCATTTTGGAACGACAAGTTTGACCGCAACATTGTGCGTGACATTAAAACGCAACACGAACTTTCGCTCTTGGGGTATCGCGTGGCGATTGTCTGGGAGTGTTCCTTGCGTGTAGAAGGTGTTGCCGATACGGGGAA is a window of Fibrobacter sp. UBA4297 DNA encoding:
- a CDS encoding very short patch repair endonuclease, with protein sequence MDKVSKKSSAKKRVAKRRRSRKPMTRSQMMQAVHSEDTKPEMIVRKALFEAGFRYRLHRRDLPGTPDIFVQRYGVAIFVNGCFWHQHGCKLTSRPKSNSAFWNDKFDRNIVRDIKTQHELSLLGYRVAIVWECSLRVEGVADTGNMGAALTLERLIDFIKSDDETIEL